In Sediminispirochaeta bajacaliforniensis DSM 16054, one DNA window encodes the following:
- a CDS encoding UvrB/UvrC motif-containing protein, producing the protein MKCDMCGKNEAIIHVQQISNGELKEIHLCASCAGKSGIVATTDGNNAALDLGNLLGDALGTLFAEDKGGHENFPECCPSCGTTADEIKENGKVGCPDCYSQFHSLIQAMQEREMTPAAYRGKIPKRLKTFKACLIDKALLQSQLEEAVAGEEYERAARLRDAISRIENGL; encoded by the coding sequence ATGAAATGTGATATGTGTGGAAAGAATGAGGCCATCATTCATGTTCAGCAAATTAGCAACGGGGAGCTGAAAGAGATCCATCTCTGTGCCTCCTGTGCAGGCAAAAGTGGAATCGTTGCCACCACCGACGGCAATAATGCCGCTTTAGATTTGGGGAATCTCCTCGGTGATGCATTGGGGACGCTTTTTGCCGAGGATAAGGGGGGACATGAGAATTTCCCCGAATGCTGTCCGTCCTGCGGCACGACCGCCGATGAGATCAAAGAAAATGGAAAAGTCGGATGTCCCGACTGCTATTCTCAGTTCCATTCCCTCATCCAGGCTATGCAGGAACGTGAGATGACCCCGGCGGCTTATCGCGGGAAGATTCCAAAGCGCCTAAAAACCTTTAAGGCCTGTCTGATCGATAAGGCCCTGCTACAGTCTCAGCTTGAAGAGGCTGTGGCAGGCGAAGAGTACGAACGGGCGGCACGTCTTCGAGATGCGATATCGAGAATCGAGAACGGATTGTAA